In a genomic window of Mycosarcoma maydis chromosome 5, whole genome shotgun sequence:
- a CDS encoding uncharacterized protein (related to E2 ubiquitin-conjugating enzyme): MVSPATIKALLRELTALQVNPPPDIRVSLSESDMLSFQAYILGPSSTPYAGGYFRIAFDFTNVDFPTHPPRCTFATPIFHPNVSRSGDICVSSLKKDWKKEYGIERILTTIKCLLIEPNPDSALDAEASRLMQENWDHYAETASLWTSVHAATRPPCFDDNTIPSCQSKSQALHIHPPSDCSAPASRSAPPLKATTIKPSVLAAPKPNRLRRL; encoded by the coding sequence ATGGTTTCACCAGCAACGATCAAAGCTCTGCTGCGCGAGCTCACTGCACTTCAAGTCAATCCTCCTCCTGACATTCGAGTCTCGCTATCGGAATCCGATATGCTCTCCTTTCAGGCCTACATTCTCGGACCCTCCTCGACCCCCTACGCTGGAGGCTATTTTCGCATAGCCTTTGATTTCACCAATGTCGACTTTCCCACCCATCCCCCGCGTTGCACGTTTGCTACACCCATCTTCCACCCCAATGTTTCGCGCTCAGGAGACATTTGTGTTTCGTCTCTGAAAAAGGACTGGAAGAAAGAATACGGGATCGAAAGAATCTTGACCACAATCAAATGTCTGTTGATCGAGCCTAACCCAGATAGCGCATTGGATGCCGAAGCCTCAAGATTGATGCAAGAAAACTGGGACCACTACGCCGAAACGGCGAGTCTGTGGACCAGTGTTCACGCAGCTACCAGGCCACCTTGCTTCGACGACAACACCATACCATCATGCCAGTCCAAGTCGCAAGCGCTACACATTCATCCTCCGTCCGATTGCTCTGCTCCAGCGTCCAGGTCTGCTCCTCCGCTCAAAGCGACAACTATCAAGCCGAGCGTCCTTGCCGCACCAAAGCCCAACCGTTTACGCCGTCTCTGA
- a CDS encoding putative GTP-binding protein ypt5 produces MAAAPRNPRQLQFKLVLLGESAVGKSSLVLRFVKDQFDDYRESTIGAAFLTQTVSLDAQTTVKFEIWDTAGQERYKSLAPMYYRNANCAVVVYDITQPSSLDKAKAWIRELQRQADPNIIIALAGNKADLASTRRAIPTEEAEKYAQEEGLLFLETSAKNSSNVSELFTMIARKLPTEQAAESQRSGAGRAGAGAAGAGGARPGVDLRGQQGGQEQDACNC; encoded by the coding sequence ATGGCCGCTGCTCCAAGGAACCCTCGTCAGCTTCAGTTCAAGCTCGTCCTGCTCGGCGAGTCGGCTGTTGGCAAGTCGAGTTTGGTCCTTAGATTTGTCAAGGACCAATTCGACGACTATCGCGAGAGCACCATCGGAGCTGCTTTCCTCACGCAAACTGTCAGCCTCGATGCACAGACCACCGTCAAGTTCGAGATCTGGGATACCGCGGGACAAGAGCGATACAAGTCGCTCGCACCCATGTACTACCGTAATGCCAACTGCGCTGTGGTAGTGTACGACATCACGCAGCCTTCgtcgctcgacaaggccaaAGCGTGGATCCGCGAACTTCAGCGTCAAGCTGACCCCAATATCATCATTGCCCTGGCAGGCAACAAGGCGGATTTGGCGAGCACACGCCGTGCTATCCCCACCGAAGAGGCCGAAAAGTACGCACAGGAAGAGGGtcttctcttcctcgagACTTCGGCCAAGAACTCGTCCAACGTCTCGGAGCTGTTTACCATGATCGCGCGCAAGCTGCCGACAGAGCAGGCAGCCGAATCGCAGCGCAGCGGCGCCGGTCGAGCGGGCGCAGGAGCTGCCGGTGCGGGAGGCGCGAGACCAGGTGTGGACCTTAGAGGGCAGCAAGGAGGTCAAGAGCAGGACGCTTGCAACTGTTGA
- a CDS encoding uncharacterized protein (related to Ngg1p-interacting factor 3) has translation MSLPNWEITDSVKQNRILADVMRAMHRIAPLQLADTSFDNVGLLLQAPASTTSQSSEQQSVMLAIDLTTDVCNEILSSSANVKVALVYHPIIFRGLKSFTLADPQQTSLLRLAAAGVSVYCPHTSLDATPGGINDWLGKVVTSRSAFPELKSAESVNDFRSNPYPALSMSKNPPKGYEAAGLGRLVQIDPPQPFEEIVRRVKQNLNLDHVQGCKASDKPISTVAVCAGSGSSVFSGVKADLYLTGELSHHEILAYQAAGASVIVTNHTNTERKYLRDVLQHSLQEELSGKYTVLVSQNDRDPLRVL, from the exons ATGTCGCTTCCCAACTGGGAGATCACCGACTCGGTGAAACAGAATCGGATTCTTGCAGACGTCATGCGGGCCATGCACCGTATTGCACCGCTTCAGCTGGCTGACACATCGTTTGACAACGTCGGTCTGCTATTGCAAGCTCCGGCATCTACCACAAGCCAGTCCAGCGAACAGCAAAGTGTCATGCTTGCCATCGACCTGACAACAGACGTATGTAATGAGATTCTCTCCTCGTCTGCCAATGTCAAGGTTGCGCTTGTCTACCATCCCATCATCTTTCGAGGTCTCAAGTCGTTCACTTTGGCCGATCCTCAGCAGACAAGCTTGTTGCGGCTTGCAGCGGCCGGAGTGAGTGTATACTGCCCCCACACTAGCCTCGACGCAACTCCCGGAGGCATCAATGACTGGCTCGGAAAGGTGGTCACGTCACGTTCGGCTTTTCCTGAACTCAAATCGGCCGAAAGTGTCAACGACTTTCGCTCCAATCCTTATCCTGCTCTTAGCATGTCAAAGAATCCCCCCAAAGGCTATGAGGCAGCGGGACTCGGAAGATTGGTCCAGATCGATCCTCCTCAGCCCTTTGAAGAGATTGTGCGCAGAGTCAAGCAGAATCTCAACCTCGATCATGTCCAGGGCTGCAAAGCGTCTGACAAGCCCATCTCTACCGTCGCCGTCTGCGCTGGCTCGGGATCAAGCGTTTTCTCGGGTGTCAAGGCGGATCTTTATCTCACCGGCGAGCTCTCTCACCACGAGATCTTGGCTTACCAGGCAGCAGGcgcatccgtgattgtcaCGAACCATACCAACACCGAAAG GAAGTATCTACGAGACGTTCTGCAGCACTCGTTGCAAGAAGAGCTTAGCGGAAAGTACACTGTCCTTGTGTCGCAGAACGACCGAGATCCCTTGCGGGTATTGTAG
- a CDS encoding putative DNA-directed RNA polymerases I and III subunit protein, which produces MPPKGSKRSSKTAAVEQPMDVDEPSSSHPSGSIANDPIASSIIQDSKTSVAVDQRRLVEILPERVGSVANTDFPLHYPGENNAFSLAAANQNLKVIVTRLSDASCEFDLIGVDASIANAVRRVLMAEVPTVAIEHVYIWNNTSIIQDEVLSHRLGLVPLAINPDKVAMRMPGDEADDSNTVVFHLKAKCERNRSAARGETDPDKLYIGHNVYSEQLRWDAKGGQEKDFADSPPRPVQDKILIAKLRPGQELDLELHCEKGIGKDHAKFSPVATATYRLLPHIQLLQPIPDESIDKFVSCFPPGVIGVQGSGKTRSVFVQDARKDTISREVFRHHEFEDKVKLGRVRDHFLFDLESTGIIPPEKLLPEAIRTLRSKIATLRKSLDHLETRGLDTAMAA; this is translated from the coding sequence ATGCCACCGAAAGGCTCAAAAAGATCATCCAAGACGGCTGCTGTCGAACAGCCAATGGACGTCGATGAGCCCTCTAGCTCGCACCCCAGCGGTAGCATCGCCAACGACCCTATTGCTTCTAGCATCATACAGGACTCAAAGACCTCTGTAGCAGTCGATCAGCGTCGACTCGTTGAGATCTTGCCAGAACGTGTCGGCTCGGTCGCCAACACCGATTTCCCTCTACACTATCCAGGCGAGAACAATGCTTTCTCCCTCGCAGCTGCCAACCAAAATCTCAAAGTCATCGTCACCCGCCTCTCTGACGCCTCATGCGAATTTGACCTCATAGGCGTCGATGCGTccatcgccaacgctgTGCGTAGAGTGTTGATGGCCGAGGTGCCTACAGTCGCCATCGAGCACGTTTACATCTGGAACAACACGTCCATCATTCAAGATGAAGTGCTTTCGCACCGTCTCGGTCTCGTACCACTCGCTATCAATCCAGACAAGGTAGCGATGCGCATGCCCGGTGACGAAGCTGATGACAGCAATACGGTGGTATTCCATCTCAAGGCAAAATGCGAGCGCAACcgatcagcagcacgcGGAGAAACCGATCCGGATAAGCTCTACATCGGTCACAACGTCTACTCGGAGCAACTGCGATGGGATGCCAAGGGAGGCCAAGAAAAAGATTTTGCCGATTCCCCACCTCGTCCCGTCCAGGACAAGATCCTCATCGCCAAACTTCGACCTGGTCAggagctcgatctcgaactTCACTGCGAAAAGGGAATCGGCAAAGATCATGCAAAGTTCTCCCCCGTCGCAACTGCCACCTACCGCCTCTTGCCACACATTCAGCTGCTCCAACCCATTCCTGACGAATCAATTGACAAATTCGTCTCATGCTTCCCACCAGGCGTTATTGGCGTTCAAGGTTCTGGTAAAACCCGCTCCGTTTTCGTCCAAGATGCACGAAAGGATACAATCTCCAGAGAAGTGTTTAGgcatcacgaattcgaAGATaaggtcaagctcggcagGGTCAGAGATCACTTTTTGTTCGATTTGGAGAGCACGGGCATCATTCCACCGgagaagctgctgccagaAGCTATCAGAACCTTGCGGAGTAAGATCGCCACTTTGAGAAAGAGCTTGGATCACCTCGAGACAAGAGGACTCGACACGGCCATGGCTGCTTGA
- a CDS encoding putative H+ antiporter involved in multidrug resistance, producing MDNLHHQSDANSPTHRPKLHHARPYALPWYQDTFWGSLVNRLSKGKLIPYPEERDDFVPPEEYLPGFKTKRAQSNHTCGCTQAARSPSSATSEATHVGDGAASTAEKPAKPSMVESSSMNSQRRSTGSDQEQLETAPDSLEDDSDPYLVDWNGESDPDNPQNWRMPRKAFVTALLCLLTVSVYMGSAIYTPGVELFSSWFGIGVVPATLGLSLFVFGYGLGPMIGFSAASEIPAIGRLLPYLLTLFIFVILQVPTALVTNVAGFMILRFLAGLFGSPPLATGGASIGDLYSARNRPLALGVWGLSAVCGPVLGPLIGGFAAQSFGAEGWRWTIWPLLMLSGFTLVVLVVTLPETSSANILYRRAKRLRKVTGNPNLRTKGEIMSANLTSKELAMMTFVRPFVLSFTEPIVLGINFHIGLVYGILYIWLEAFPIVFVQTYGFNSGELGLAFMGIFVGAILTYIPFVLWHKYSYGPLFDRNGGKVAPEKWLEPAILGAWAIPICMFGFGWTANASIHWIVPIILSSFFAVGTFLLFQSGLSYLGDCYPESIASVYAGNDFFRASIGAALPLVARAMFNNLQANGPKAFPVAWGCVLIGSISIIMAPIPFVLYKFGPKLRSMSKYAVDPSASASSQKHNPNEKK from the coding sequence ATGGACAACTTGCACCACCAATCCGACGCCAACTCACCAACGCATCGACCAAAGCTGCACCATGCTCGTCCATATGCCTTGCCATGGTACCAGGACACATTCTGGGGCTCTCTGGTCAACAGGCTGTCTAAGGGCAAGTTGATTCCGTATCCAGAGGAAAGGGATGACTTTGTGCCGCCCGAAGAGTATCTGCCCGGATTTAAGACCAAGCGCGCTCAGAGCAACCACACTTGCGGATGCACACAGGCTGCTCGGTCGCCGTCGTCCGCAACGTCCGAGGCAACACATGTCGGTGACGGTGCTGCATCGACTGCGGAAAAGCCTGCTAAGCCGTCTATGGTtgagtcgagctcgatgaacTCACAACGTCGTTCGACTGGTAGcgatcaagagcagcttgaaACAGCACCTGACTCGCTCGAAGACGACTCGGACCCTTACCTGGTCGATTGGAACGGCGAGTCGGACCCAGATAATCCGCAGAACTGGCGGATGCCACGCAAAGCTTTCGTCACAGCTCTACTTTGTCTGCTTACGGTCTCAGTGTACATGGGATCGGCGATTTACACGCctggcgtcgagctctttTCTTCGTGGTTCGGCATCGGCGTGGTGCCTGCCACTTTGGGCTTGTCGCTTTTCGTCTTTGGCTACGGTCTGGGTCCGATGATCGGCTTCTCAGCAGCGTCTGAGATCCCCGCTATCGGGCGTTTGCTACCTTATCTATTGACGCTGTTCATCTTTGTCATCTTGCAAGTGCCTACGGCGCTGGTGACTAACGTTGCCGGATTCATGATCTTGCGTTTCCTGGCAGGATTGTTCGGCTCGCCTCCGCTGGCGACGGGTGGAGCGAGTATTGGCGATTTGTACTCGGCGCGCAATCGACCGCTTGCACTGGGAGTGTGGGGTCTGTCAGCCGTGTGTGGTCCAGTGTTGGGTCCCTTAATTGGTGGATTTGCCGCGCAGAGTTTCGGTGCCGAGGGTTGGAGATGGACCATCTGGCCGCTGCTCATGCTGTCCGGTTTCACATTGGTGGTGCTCGTCGTGACACTTCCCGAGACGTCAAGCGCCAACATTCTCTACCGTCGAGCTAAGAGGCTACGCAAGGTAACGGGAAACCCAAACTTGCGCACCAAAGGCGAGATCATGTCCGCCAACTTGACCAGTAAGGAGCTCGCTATGATGACCTTCGTCCGACCTTTCGTGCTGTCGTTCACGGAACCTATCGTCCTCGGTATCAACTTTCATATCGGTCTGGTCTATGGAATCCTCTATATTTGGCTAGAAGCCTTTCCGATTGTCTTTGTGCAAACGTATGGCTTCAACTCTGGCGAACTCGGTCTTGCATTCATGGGCATTTTTGTAGGAGCCATTTTGACTTATATCCCCTTCGTTCTCTGGCACAAGTACTCGTATGGACCGCTGTTCGATCGAAACGGTGGCAAGGTGGCTCCGGAGAAGTGGCTGGAACCTGCCATCTTGGGGGCGTGGGCTATCCCTATCTGCATGTTTGGCTTTGGTTGGACAGCCAACGCTAGCATCCACTGGATCGTGCCTATCATTCTCTCTTCGTTTTTCGCGGTCGGAACTTTCCTGCTCTTTCAATCCGGTCTCTCGTACCTGGGTGACTGTTATCCGGAATCCATCGCTAGTGTCTATGCGGGAAACGACTTTTTTCGAGCCTCGATCGGCGCAGCACTCCCACTCGTCGCCAGAGCCATGTTCAACAACCTCCAGGCAAACGGCCCTAAAGCTTTCCCCGTCGCTTGGGGTTGCGTTCTCATCggctccatctccatcatCATGGCTCCTATTCCTTTTGTACTCTACAAGTTCGGTCCTAAACTGCGTTCCATGTCCAAGTACGCCGTCGACCCTTCCGCAAGCGCCTCCAGCCAGAAGCACAACCCCAACGAAAAGAAGTAA
- a CDS encoding glyceraldehyde 3-phosphate dehydrogenase (isoform A) (alternatively spliced) — MSQVNIGINGFGRIGRIVFRNSVVHNTANVVAINDPFIDLEYMVYMLKYDSTHGVFNGDISTKDGKLIVNGKSIAVFAEKDPSNIPWGQAGAHYVVESTGVFTTIDKASAHIKGGAKKVVISAPSADAPMYVCGVNLDAYDPKAQVVSNASCTTNCLAPLAKVIHDKFGIVEGLMTTVHATTATQKTVDGPSAKDWRGGRAAAANIIPSSTGAAKAVGKVIPSLNGKLTGMAFRVPTTNVSVVDLTARLEKGASYDEIKAEVKRASENELKGILGYTEDAVVSQDFIGNSHSSIFDAAAGISLNNNFVKLVSWYDNEWGYSNRCLDLLVFMAQKDSAGASRL; from the exons ATGTCTCAGGTCAACATCGGTATCAACGG CTTCGGTCGTATCGGACGTATCGTCTTCCGTAACTCGGTCGTCCACAACACGGCCAACGTCGTTGCCATCAACGACCCCTTCATTGACCTAGAATACATGGTGTACATGCTCAAGTACGACTCCACCCACGGTGTCTTCAACGGTGACATCTCCAccaaggatggcaagcTCATTGTTAACGGCAAGTCGATCGCTGTCTTCGCCGAGAAGGACCCCTCCAACATCCCCTGGGGTCAGGCTGGTGCCCACTACGTTGTCGAGTCCACCGGTGTCTTCACCACCATTGACAAGGCCTCGGCCCACATCAAGGGTGGTGCCAAGAAGGTCGTCATCTCGGCTCCCTCGGCTGACGCCCCTATGTACGTCTGTGGTGTCAACCTTGACGCCTACGACCCCAAGGCCCAGGTCGTCTCGAACGCCTCATGCACCACCAACTGCCTTGCTCCCCTCGCCAAGGTCATCCACGACAAGTTCGGTATCGTTGAGGGTCTCATGACCACTGTCCatgccaccaccgccacccAGAAGACCGTCGACGGCCCCTCGGCCAAGGACTGGCGTGGAGGCCgtgccgccgctgccaacaTCATCCCCTCGTCCACTGGTGCCGCCAAGGCCGTCGGCAAGGTCATCCCTTCGCTCAACGGCAAGCTCACCGGTATGGCTTTCCGTGTGCccaccaccaacgtctCGGTTGTTGACCTGACCGCCCGCCTCGAGAAGGGCGCCAGCTacgacgagatcaaggcCGAGGTCAAGCGCGCTTCCGAGAACGAGCTGAAGGGTATCCTCGGCTACACTGAGGACGCCGTTGTGTCTCAGGACTTCATTGGCAACTCgcactcgtcgatcttcgatgctgctgccggtATCTCTCTCAACAACAACTTTGTCAAGCTTGTCTCGTGGTACGACAACGAGTGGGGTTACTCGAACCGATGCCTCGacctcctcgtcttcatGGCTCAGAAGGACAGCGC TGGCGCTTCACGACTTTAA
- a CDS encoding glyceraldehyde 3-phosphate dehydrogenase (isoform B) (alternatively spliced) codes for MSQVNIGINGFGRIGRIVFRNSVVHNTANVVAINDPFIDLEYMVYMLKYDSTHGVFNGDISTKDGKLIVNGKSIAVFAEKDPSNIPWGQAGAHYVVESTGVFTTIDKASAHIKGGAKKVVISAPSADAPMYVCGVNLDAYDPKAQVVSNASCTTNCLAPLAKVIHDKFGIVEGLMTTVHATTATQKTVDGPSAKDWRGGRAAAANIIPSSTGAAKAVGKVIPSLNGKLTGMAFRVPTTNVSVVDLTARLEKGASYDEIKAEVKRASENELKGILGYTEDAVVSQDFIGNSHSSIFDAAAGISLNNNFVKLVSWYDNEWGYSNRCLDLLVFMAQKDSA; via the exons ATGTCTCAGGTCAACATCGGTATCAACGG CTTCGGTCGTATCGGACGTATCGTCTTCCGTAACTCGGTCGTCCACAACACGGCCAACGTCGTTGCCATCAACGACCCCTTCATTGACCTAGAATACATGGTGTACATGCTCAAGTACGACTCCACCCACGGTGTCTTCAACGGTGACATCTCCAccaaggatggcaagcTCATTGTTAACGGCAAGTCGATCGCTGTCTTCGCCGAGAAGGACCCCTCCAACATCCCCTGGGGTCAGGCTGGTGCCCACTACGTTGTCGAGTCCACCGGTGTCTTCACCACCATTGACAAGGCCTCGGCCCACATCAAGGGTGGTGCCAAGAAGGTCGTCATCTCGGCTCCCTCGGCTGACGCCCCTATGTACGTCTGTGGTGTCAACCTTGACGCCTACGACCCCAAGGCCCAGGTCGTCTCGAACGCCTCATGCACCACCAACTGCCTTGCTCCCCTCGCCAAGGTCATCCACGACAAGTTCGGTATCGTTGAGGGTCTCATGACCACTGTCCatgccaccaccgccacccAGAAGACCGTCGACGGCCCCTCGGCCAAGGACTGGCGTGGAGGCCgtgccgccgctgccaacaTCATCCCCTCGTCCACTGGTGCCGCCAAGGCCGTCGGCAAGGTCATCCCTTCGCTCAACGGCAAGCTCACCGGTATGGCTTTCCGTGTGCccaccaccaacgtctCGGTTGTTGACCTGACCGCCCGCCTCGAGAAGGGCGCCAGCTacgacgagatcaaggcCGAGGTCAAGCGCGCTTCCGAGAACGAGCTGAAGGGTATCCTCGGCTACACTGAGGACGCCGTTGTGTCTCAGGACTTCATTGGCAACTCgcactcgtcgatcttcgatgctgctgccggtATCTCTCTCAACAACAACTTTGTCAAGCTTGTCTCGTGGTACGACAACGAGTGGGGTTACTCGAACCGATGCCTCGacctcctcgtcttcatGGCTCAGAAGGACAGCGCGTAA